A part of Brachybacterium faecium DSM 4810 genomic DNA contains:
- a CDS encoding PRC-barrel protein (PFAM: PRC-barrel domain): protein MPDEAGGGAAPDGPGDPTADGPAPDGAAALVPGGRRDQPPADAPEPRTRAARRRRLQALAGLTVYGSDGRSVGRVRDIYQHDAGGELAALTVMPRQLSARSVLIPAAALAALPEVPEVPQGQVAVEPPVLPADAALHLHVDAATARAGLEPPETLHTSPQLLREAAAALGLEEGSAGA, encoded by the coding sequence ATGCCCGATGAGGCAGGCGGCGGCGCCGCGCCCGACGGCCCGGGCGACCCGACGGCCGACGGCCCCGCGCCCGACGGTGCGGCGGCGCTCGTCCCCGGTGGTCGCCGCGATCAGCCGCCCGCCGACGCGCCGGAGCCGCGCACCCGTGCCGCTCGGCGCCGCCGCCTGCAGGCGCTCGCGGGCCTGACCGTGTACGGCAGCGACGGCAGGAGCGTGGGCCGGGTGCGGGACATCTACCAGCACGACGCCGGCGGCGAGCTCGCCGCGCTCACCGTGATGCCCCGCCAGCTCAGCGCCCGCAGCGTGCTGATCCCCGCCGCCGCCCTCGCCGCCCTGCCGGAGGTGCCGGAGGTCCCGCAGGGGCAGGTCGCCGTCGAGCCGCCCGTCCTCCCGGCCGACGCCGCCCTCCACCTGCACGTCGACGCGGCCACCGCGAGAGCGGGGCTGGAGCCGCCGGAGACCCTGCACACCTCCCCGCAGCTGCTGCGGGAGGCCGCCGCCGCGCTCGGCCTCGAGGAGGGGTCGGCCGGCGCATGA
- a CDS encoding transcriptional regulator (PFAM: Bacterial regulatory proteins, tetR family), producing the protein MTLAAAGGPPGSGTGPAPLSALFSDRVGEEAADGGPAVHGADPLSEALRTLDSISAAELEIEGAARTVVEAPASGGAGTEVEEEGGRPSASARREEILDAASSLFAERGYHSASLRDISRRVGISHPGMLHHFSSKEALLGAVIDRLEAHAQGLLDSVEALQTSPQSLIAALSGPWDPREHSMALLATLSGEVVNPDHPGRFRIARLRLVHEHVLERVLEGLAENGRLAEGSDPKFLARTLFSLLLSLTVREHTVRELQKTGDGDPIADVQEFVRRCVSD; encoded by the coding sequence ATGACTCTCGCTGCCGCCGGTGGTCCCCCGGGCTCCGGGACCGGTCCCGCGCCGCTGTCGGCGCTGTTCTCCGACCGGGTGGGGGAGGAGGCCGCCGACGGCGGTCCCGCCGTCCACGGTGCGGATCCGCTGTCCGAGGCGCTGCGCACCCTCGACTCGATCTCCGCGGCGGAGCTCGAGATCGAGGGTGCCGCGCGCACCGTCGTCGAGGCCCCGGCCTCGGGCGGTGCCGGCACGGAGGTCGAGGAGGAAGGCGGGCGCCCGTCGGCCTCCGCCCGCCGCGAGGAGATCCTCGATGCGGCCTCCTCGCTGTTCGCCGAGCGCGGTTATCACAGCGCGAGCCTGCGCGACATCTCCCGCCGGGTGGGGATCTCCCATCCGGGGATGCTGCACCACTTCTCCTCCAAGGAGGCGCTGCTCGGTGCGGTGATCGACCGTCTGGAGGCGCATGCGCAGGGGCTGCTGGACTCGGTGGAGGCGCTGCAGACCTCCCCGCAGTCGCTGATCGCGGCGCTGTCCGGGCCGTGGGATCCGCGCGAGCACTCGATGGCGTTGCTGGCCACCCTCTCCGGGGAGGTGGTGAACCCGGACCATCCGGGCCGCTTCCGCATCGCGCGGCTGCGCCTGGTGCACGAGCACGTGCTCGAGCGGGTGCTGGAGGGCCTCGCGGAGAACGGCCGCCTGGCGGAGGGCTCGGATCCGAAGTTCCTCGCCCGCACCCTGTTCTCGCTGCTGCTGAGCCTCACGGTGCGGGAGCACACGGTGCGCGAGCTGCAGAAGACGGGCGACGGGGACCCGATCGCGGACGTGCAGGAGTTCGTGCGCCGCTGCGTGAGCGATTGA